aacacagagtATTGTAATACCTTGGGTGAACTGACTGATGCTATGGTTGCCTTTCCCCAGGTGGATCAGGAAGCCATGGCGCGGACCCTCTGTGATTCTTATCTTGAGAGTAACATGTAAactgtccctgtcttccactTTGAGCACCTTGTTGGTAATCAGAAACCCAATGTGACCTGTGGCCAGAATACGGAGAGTCTGAGCACCCTTGTTTATTACAATTTGAGGTACACTGTTGTCCACAGCCATTATTCGAATCTTCATAGTCTGAGGTTTCCTTGTTTCAAACACAGTGTTGGGGAAGACATAGAAATCAGTATGTGTGCCATCTGTAACAGTGAAAGAGAAGCTATCCTCAACTGATTCTGTGCCATCATGTTTATAGCTGATTAGATTTTCATTTAGATCTTGTTTAGTGAAAGTGGTGACCGGTTTGGAGTTATTGAACATGATCTGACCGTGAACTGGTATTTGAGTGATGATAAATTTTAGCAATGCGTCAGGTGTATCTCTGTCTTCTGCGGTCAGTTCAAATGGGGTTATCAGCTTGTATTCGTTTTCACTCACCACCAGGTTATGGATTGTGATGACAGGTTTCTTATTGTCCACATCACTGATAGAAATTCTGAAAGTACGAAATACAGGGTTATAGCCATCAGTCACCTCAAACTCAAAGCTGTCCATTTTCACCTCATCTTCTGAAGTGTGAATGTAATAGACTTTATTGCCTGCTAATAGGAGTTGAGTAAAAGTGGAGATGGGTACCCCAGGCTGATCTGTGCATTCGAGATGACCACGAACAGGTGCTCTGGTAATAGTGAAAACTAAGTTCTCGTCTGGACTATTCAGGTCACTGGTGCTAAGCAAATCGGTAGTAAGGGttaccttccctccttccttcaaaGAAACTCCTTTGCTGATTACATCTGGGAAGACAATATCGATGCTACCTATTGTCACATAAAAGTAGCGGTCAATGAGAGCATTTATTCCATCTGTCACATCAAACTTGATAAGATCACGAACTCCTTCTTGGCCAAAATGCATATATCGAATTAAGTTTCTATCCACTTCATCTTGGGTGAAGTTCATCCCCAGGGTGATATTCTCAACTCCACCTGAAGGCTTTATTCTCTGCAAGAGGCCTTGTCCTGGCCCGTATCTTATAATGTATGTCAAGGTTTTGTCTTCAGAATCCAGGTCAGTAGCCTTCAATATTCTGTTATCAATAGTTCTAGTTTCCCCTATTTCAATCTCCAAACCATCATTGATAGCCATTCTGGGTGTCTCATCATCTACAGGAATAACCATGATGAGTACCGTTTTCCTAACGGTATGTTTACCATCTGTGAGTTTCACCTCAAAACGGTCCTCTTTTGTCTCAGAGTCATCATGTTCGTAGAGTATGTTGGAGCTCTCTGTTATCTGATCCAAGGTAAAGCTCTCCACTAGGACAGTTCCATTGACCAGCTGGTTCACAATGTGGCCATGCCTGGGAAGCCTGGTAATTGTGAACATTAACTCGTCAGCAGGGATGTCTGCATCAACTGCGTTGAGGACAGGGGTATCAATAACCAGGCTCATGCCTTCCATCACAACAAACTCTCGCATAAAGATTTCAGGCTCTTCATCGTTGATTGGCATAATGACAATGGGGAAAAAGTGCCTTTGGGAAAAGTTAATGCCATCAGAACATCGGAAAGCAAATCTGTCTTCAACAGGCTCTACACCCTTATGTATACTTTGGACATAAAAAATATGCCCTTGACGGAGGTCTTTCAAGGTAAAAGCACTTATAGCTACCCCTGCTCTGGATTTTTCAGACCCTGGGGCTGGAGAGATGTTCTCTACGTACCCAGATGTCGGCTGAGCAACAATAGTGCAGAGTATATCATCATTAGGAGTATCCACATCTTCAGCCCTGAGGTGAGCAGGAGTAATGACCCGTTTGTCACCTTCCGTTACCATGAACTGCTCCCCCACAAAAATCTCTGGGGCTTGACTGTCCACAGGAAGAATGGTCACCAAGACTGAAACTCCTTGAACAACATTGCCCCTGACGCTCCACTCCTCAGACAGGTCAGACAAGGTAAGGTTGAAGGTATCTTCTTTGGGAAGAGGGCCTATTTCACCACCAGTGTGAGCATATACCACAGCACCATCCAGCAGATCTCTCTGGGAAAATCTCTCTGCAGGCACCCCTTGGACCAGGATGTTCCCATGCTGAGGAGGATCCTCTACAATGAAGGTCAACATTAAGTCATCTGTATCCTCATCTGTGCCCTGAATGACATTAGCAGTGATTTCAGCAGCATCATTCTCCAGCACATCCAGGAAGGAACCAAGAGTGCCTGGGGGCAACCGTAGTGTAGGAACCTCATCATCAACTGGGTGCACATTCATTTTCAGTGTGATGGGCACAAAATGAACACCATCACTCACGTCAAGCCTGCAGGTATCACTGTTGGTCTCAGCTCCACTGTGCACATACACCACCCTCCCTTGTCTGATATCCTCCAGGCCAAAGACACCTCCCGGAATCAAACTGTACCCAGAAAGCTGCAACTGGCCATACCGAGGAGCCTGGGTCAGGATAAATCTGAGATGGGCAAGTTCAGTGTCCGTATCGCTGGCATCCAGCTCAGTTGGACTAAGGACATGGCTGCCTCCCTCAGGCAAAGTGAAGCCAGTATTAATGATTTCAGGAGGCTGGTTATCCACAGGCTGCAGGTAGATGGTGAAAGTCCCTTCAGCTGCATTGCCAGCTGCATCTTGCACTTGATACTGAAACTGAATCAAATGAGGAGCCACCCCCAGTTCTTCCTGTGGGGGACGGTACGATATCTTGTGATGATTGATCTGGGCTTGGGTGAAGTGGGTAACTTCCACAGAGTGATCCTCAGTCAGCACGAGGGATCCAAGGCGGGCTCCATATACATCTGGAGGGTGGTTAGTGTCAGTGTCAGTGGGGGGCTGGGTTATTGTGTAGTGGAGTTCACGGTCCCCTGAATCCTGATCTGTGTAACACAAGTGCTTCCTCCGCAGTGGGGTCACCTGCTGTTCTGCAACTATTAAGTGCAGGCTGCTGCTACTATGCAGCTCTGGGGCTAATCTGTCTACGGGATGAACCCGGATCACAAAAGTCTGTGGTCCAGAGCAGTTGGGTGGGTCATTGTCATCCTGGACTCTAAAGACAAACTGGTCCAACACAACCCCAGGGCCAGGGCTGTGAGGCCCAAAGTGGTGGTAATAGAGACGCCCTTCCACAATGTCCTGCTGCAGCCACTCTCTCACTGGCTTTTCATAGATTAGGGAGCTCCCCACTAAACCCGGCACCCTCCTCCAAGAAAAGccctcatcttcttcctcctcttcccagccagGAGGTGGCTGCGCTTGACGGAGGAGCAGCTGCCCAGCAGTGGGGCCAGACTCCACTGTGAAGAGCAGGATGGCATCCTGCGAGTCAATGTCAGTGGCGCTAAGAGCACGGGTGGTGATGGGCACTGTTTCACCCTCAGCCATGGCCAGCCCCGTGTTAGCATTGAGTAGGGGTGGCTGGTCATCAGTGGGCACCAGGGTAATGGGGAAAAGGAACTCAACACGGTGGCGAGAGCCACCATCTTCCAGCCGCAGCACCAGGTTGTCACTGAGTGGAGACTCACTGCCGTCATGCTGGTATATGACCTGAcctgctgccagctcagccaCCGTGAAGTATTTACGAGGGGCAGCAGGTGCTGGGATGTCCTCCAGCAAAGTGAGGTGGCCATGCTTCAGCCCTGCCACCACACTCACCCGCACCTGCTCAAGGTCATCCTCATCACTTATCACCAGGTTGGGGCTGGGACCGGGGCCTGAGAGAGGCCGCGACTGCCCCTCATAGAGCACGAGGCCAGTGTTGCGGGTCACCACAGGTGCCAGGGTGTTCATGGGCTTCACCACAATGACAAAGGCGAAGGGCTCTGAGGCAGCACCCTCTGGGTCCAACACCTCCAGCTCGAGCTCAAAGAGCCGCTCCCGATCTGAGTCCTCCATGGGCGGCTGGTAAGCGATGCGCAGCTCCCTCACGTCCCGCTGGCTGAAGGAGGTGACAGGCAAGCTCCGGTCATCTGTGCTGACTATGTGCCCCTGGCCGGGGCCAAAGGGTGAGGTGATGTTGAAGAGCAGCAGGTCCGGTGGTGACTCGGCATCCTCAGCCGCAAGCATGTCAGGCGTGAGGGCGGTGAGGACAAACTGGTCCACCTCCATCATCAGCATGGCCAAGAAGCTGGGTTTGGGGGCCACATTCTCAGTCCCCGCCCGGATCCGCACCAGCACCTGGAAGTACTCGCGCTTCAGCAGTGCTCCACTGCCCGCTGCCTCCCGCAGCTCTGCCACCAACGGTACCAGGTCACGGTTGGGGGAGCCGCCGGCTGCCGTATGCCGGTAGCGCAGCCCCAGGCGCAGGAACTCCTCGCAGTCCCACATCGAGGCGGGCACCGGGCCGCTCCTCGCCGCCTCCCCAGTCGcggccgccggcaccgccgccgggGGGTAGTTGAGGATCTCTCCGTAGCGGGGCAGCCCGGCCAGCGGCGGCAGCAGGCCCacccggcagcgctgccggctcGGCTCGAAGGCGAACTCCAGGCTGCGGGAGTCCAGCGGGTTGCTGGTGCCCCGCAGGCGCTCGACGGTGAGGGGCAGGTTGCGGGTGACGATCTCCAGCTGGGTGAAGAGCAcctccacctccagcaccaggggCAGCACCAGGGCGCGGCTCGGCGAGTCGTAGCGCAGCTGCAGGCGGACGCGGTCCcgcgcggggctgcggccgccgaGGTGGGAGTACTGCACCTCGCGGGCCCCGAAGTCGCAGGGGAAGCGCCTGGGGCTCAGGCGGCCCGGGCGCTGCCACAGCGGGTCCTCGTCCAGCACGGTGAGGTGGCACCGGTCCCCCGGCTGCACCTGCAGCACCAGGTCCCGCGCGGGGTCCAGCCAGGCGGAGCGGCCCAGGGGAACCCGCAGCCCGCGGTTGGCCACCACGACGGGGGCCGCCTCCGGCGCCCACGGCGAGGAGACCGCGGCGCTGCctggcggcggctccggcgcccCCACCCAGACGCAGCCGGCCAGCAGCAGCAAGCCGGCCAGCAGCCGCCACGGCGCGGCGGGGAGAGCCTGCATCGTTCTTGCCGGCGGAGCGAAGTGCCGGGAGCTGCCGGCAGCGGCGTCTGCGCTCCGCAGGGGCCGAGTGGCGGCCCCGCTCCTACCGCCGGCGCGGCGCGTCTGCACCCGCTCGCCCCACGCACACGCTGCGCTCTGAGGGGAGCGCGCCCCGCTCCGGAGGGGAGCTCCGCGAACTGCGAAGCCCCGCCCTGAGCCCCGAGCGGCCAATAGGCACTCGCGGGGGGCGAGGCCATCTGGCGCGATTGGACAGAGCGGTTTGCCAATCTTGCAAGCTACAGGGGAGAcagcctccccctccctctcAACAGGTTGCTGAGGAGAAGGCGCCGAGAAAGCGGCG
This genomic interval from Calonectris borealis chromosome 1, bCalBor7.hap1.2, whole genome shotgun sequence contains the following:
- the FREM2 gene encoding FRAS1-related extracellular matrix protein 2; the protein is MQALPAAPWRLLAGLLLLAGCVWVGAPEPPPGSAAVSSPWAPEAAPVVVANRGLRVPLGRSAWLDPARDLVLQVQPGDRCHLTVLDEDPLWQRPGRLSPRRFPCDFGAREVQYSHLGGRSPARDRVRLQLRYDSPSRALVLPLVLEVEVLFTQLEIVTRNLPLTVERLRGTSNPLDSRSLEFAFEPSRQRCRVGLLPPLAGLPRYGEILNYPPAAVPAAATGEAARSGPVPASMWDCEEFLRLGLRYRHTAAGGSPNRDLVPLVAELREAAGSGALLKREYFQVLVRIRAGTENVAPKPSFLAMLMMEVDQFVLTALTPDMLAAEDAESPPDLLLFNITSPFGPGQGHIVSTDDRSLPVTSFSQRDVRELRIAYQPPMEDSDRERLFELELEVLDPEGAASEPFAFVIVVKPMNTLAPVVTRNTGLVLYEGQSRPLSGPGPSPNLVISDEDDLEQVRVSVVAGLKHGHLTLLEDIPAPAAPRKYFTVAELAAGQVIYQHDGSESPLSDNLVLRLEDGGSRHRVEFLFPITLVPTDDQPPLLNANTGLAMAEGETVPITTRALSATDIDSQDAILLFTVESGPTAGQLLLRQAQPPPGWEEEEEDEGFSWRRVPGLVGSSLIYEKPVREWLQQDIVEGRLYYHHFGPHSPGPGVVLDQFVFRVQDDNDPPNCSGPQTFVIRVHPVDRLAPELHSSSSLHLIVAEQQVTPLRRKHLCYTDQDSGDRELHYTITQPPTDTDTNHPPDVYGARLGSLVLTEDHSVEVTHFTQAQINHHKISYRPPQEELGVAPHLIQFQYQVQDAAGNAAEGTFTIYLQPVDNQPPEIINTGFTLPEGGSHVLSPTELDASDTDTELAHLRFILTQAPRYGQLQLSGYSLIPGGVFGLEDIRQGRVVYVHSGAETNSDTCRLDVSDGVHFVPITLKMNVHPVDDEVPTLRLPPGTLGSFLDVLENDAAEITANVIQGTDEDTDDLMLTFIVEDPPQHGNILVQGVPAERFSQRDLLDGAVVYAHTGGEIGPLPKEDTFNLTLSDLSEEWSVRGNVVQGVSVLVTILPVDSQAPEIFVGEQFMVTEGDKRVITPAHLRAEDVDTPNDDILCTIVAQPTSGYVENISPAPGSEKSRAGVAISAFTLKDLRQGHIFYVQSIHKGVEPVEDRFAFRCSDGINFSQRHFFPIVIMPINDEEPEIFMREFVVMEGMSLVIDTPVLNAVDADIPADELMFTITRLPRHGHIVNQLVNGTVLVESFTLDQITESSNILYEHDDSETKEDRFEVKLTDGKHTVRKTVLIMVIPVDDETPRMAINDGLEIEIGETRTIDNRILKATDLDSEDKTLTYIIRYGPGQGLLQRIKPSGGVENITLGMNFTQDEVDRNLIRYMHFGQEGVRDLIKFDVTDGINALIDRYFYVTIGSIDIVFPDVISKGVSLKEGGKVTLTTDLLSTSDLNSPDENLVFTITRAPVRGHLECTDQPGVPISTFTQLLLAGNKVYYIHTSEDEVKMDSFEFEVTDGYNPVFRTFRISISDVDNKKPVITIHNLVVSENEYKLITPFELTAEDRDTPDALLKFIITQIPVHGQIMFNNSKPVTTFTKQDLNENLISYKHDGTESVEDSFSFTVTDGTHTDFYVFPNTVFETRKPQTMKIRIMAVDNSVPQIVINKGAQTLRILATGHIGFLITNKVLKVEDRDSLHVTLKIRITEGPRHGFLIHLGKGNHSISQFTQADIDDMKICYVLREGDNATSDIFHFMVEDGGGNKLKNQHFRLNWAWISLEKEYYLVNEDSKYLDVVLKRRGYLGETSFISISTKDGTAKKDKDFRGKAQKQVQFNPGQTLATWRVRILSDGEHEQSESFQIVLSEPVMAVLEFPDVSMVEIIDPGDESTVFIPQPTYTIEEDVGELFIPVRRSGDVSQELMVICYTQQGTASGTAPTSVLSYSDYISRPEDHNSILRFDKDEQEKMCRIVIIDDSLYEEAETFDVLLSMPMGGRIGAEFPSTRITIVPDKDDEPAFYFGNDEYFVDESAGYIEVRVWRTGTDLSKAASVTVRSRKSEPITAEAGVDYVGISRNLDFSPGVNMQTFRVVILDDLGQPVLEGTEKFELVLRMPMNAALGEPSKATIFINDSVSDLPKMQFKESVYVGNENDGQISAMIYRSGDIQYTSTVRCYTRQGSAQVMMDFEERPNTDSSIITFFPGETEKPCSLVLMDDTFHEEEEELRLVLGTPRSDSSFGASIGEQNETLIKIRDDADKAIIKFGETKFSVSEPKDTRQVAVLKIPVLRLGDTSKVSVVRVHTKDGSATSGEDYHPISEEIEFKEGETQHFVEIEVLFDGVREMREAFTVHLKPDENMVAEIQTAKAIVYIEEMNSMADVTFPSVPQVASLLIYDDTSRAKDRTSPIAGYPVICITACNPKYEDFDKTGSICASENINNTLTQYRWLVSAPTGPDGVTSPMKEVDFDTFFTSSKMITLDSIYFQAGSRVQCAARAVNSDGNEGLELMSPIVTISTSAGLCQPRMSGVVGAEPFSAKLRYTGPEDPDYANLIKLTVTMPHIDGMLPVISTRELSNFELTLSPDGTRVGNHKCSNLLDYTEVKTHHGFLTDATKNPDVIGETIPYQYSPIIRGFNTLRFYRNLNLEACLWEFVSYYDMSELLTDCGGTIGTDGQVLNLVQSYVTLRVPLYVSYVFHSPVGVGGWQHFDLQSELRLTFVYDTAILWKDGIGSPPEAELQGSLYPTSMRISEEGRLVVNFKTEARFHGLFVMSHPASSLTSMVMSADHPGLTFSLSLIRSEPTYNQPVQQWSFVSDFAVRDYSGTYTVKLIACTTAPHQEYSLPVICNPREPITFDLDIRFQQVSDPVAAEFSLNTQMFLLSKKTLWLSDGSMGFGQESDVAFSEGDIIYGRVMVDPVQNLGDSFYCSIEKVFLCTGADGYVPKYNPSNTEYGCLADSPSLLYRFKIVDKAQPETQATSFGNVLFNAKLAVDDPEAIPLVKQPGSDGFKVDSTPLFQVSLGREWYVHTIYTVRSKENANRGIGKRSVEHQYHSLFRGGSTGASTGRRQKRGVEQDPELAKDIGVENNRGTNLQHIALDRTSKKQVPQREVAVNGILPRELNNQSAGVSIVTIIGGATAIFLAICLIAIIILLLKWKQNSDKKEATKESGSNEPMMLPYNYTSDSSEV